The following are encoded together in the Mycobacteriales bacterium genome:
- a CDS encoding ATP-binding protein, translated as MSTIEKSGYDDLPDGVLVADADGRVVVLNPAAERLLGTTADAALGRDYREVLPLADSAGRDWWACTDPYGGLTSRRRQPECQLTLANGCDLLVTASYIRGPDRGLTRLVVALRDTHARERIERSRANLVSTVAHELRSPLTSVKGFTATLLAKWDRFNDDQKKVMLQTVNADADRVTRLITELLDVSRIDAGRLEMRKQVVDLPAATRKAIAGHVAAGEPEGRFEVRVLGELPEMWVDPDKFQQVIGNLVENALRHGAGTVTVTVGPDTSAGTAGAVVTVADEGEGIPEAVRSRIFGRFWRGGDRRGGTGLGLYIVKGLVEAHGGRVSVGCGPAGGAEFRFVLPAGTPDFL; from the coding sequence GTGTCCACCATCGAGAAGTCGGGCTACGACGACCTGCCCGACGGGGTGCTGGTCGCCGACGCCGACGGCCGCGTCGTGGTGCTCAACCCCGCCGCCGAGCGGCTGCTCGGGACGACCGCCGACGCCGCGCTCGGCCGCGACTACCGGGAGGTGCTCCCGCTCGCCGACAGCGCCGGTCGCGACTGGTGGGCCTGCACCGACCCGTACGGCGGGCTCACCAGCCGCCGCCGCCAGCCCGAGTGTCAGCTCACCCTGGCGAACGGCTGCGACCTGCTGGTGACCGCGTCCTACATCCGGGGGCCGGACCGCGGGCTCACCCGCCTGGTCGTGGCGCTGCGCGACACCCATGCCCGGGAGCGGATCGAGCGCTCGCGGGCCAACCTCGTCTCGACCGTCGCGCATGAGCTGCGCTCGCCATTGACCAGCGTGAAGGGCTTCACGGCGACCCTGCTCGCGAAGTGGGACCGCTTCAACGACGACCAGAAGAAGGTCATGCTCCAGACGGTCAACGCCGACGCCGACCGCGTCACGCGGCTGATCACCGAGCTGCTCGACGTCAGCCGGATCGACGCGGGACGGCTGGAGATGCGCAAGCAGGTCGTCGACCTGCCCGCGGCGACCCGCAAGGCCATCGCCGGCCACGTCGCCGCCGGGGAGCCGGAGGGACGGTTCGAGGTCCGCGTCCTCGGCGAGCTGCCGGAGATGTGGGTGGATCCGGACAAGTTCCAGCAGGTGATCGGCAACCTCGTCGAGAACGCCCTGCGGCACGGCGCGGGCACCGTCACGGTCACCGTCGGCCCGGACACCTCGGCAGGGACGGCCGGGGCCGTGGTCACCGTCGCCGATGAGGGTGAGGGCATCCCCGAGGCGGTCCGGTCGCGGATCTTCGGGCGCTTCTGGCGCGGTGGTGACCGGCGCGGCGGCACCGGCCTGGGGCTCTACATCGTCAAGGGGCTCGTCGAGGCGCACGGCGGGCGCGTCTCCGTCGGGTGCGGCCCGGCCGGCGGCGCCGAGTTCCGATTCGTCCTGCCCGCCGGGACCCCGGACTTCCTCTGA
- a CDS encoding RNA methyltransferase codes for SARAAERRFVVEGPQAVREALPSLLEFYADPDGAARHQDLLAAAPCPVTPVSAKVLAAMAETMTPQGVLGVAPLLDVPLDMALAGSPRLVAVLEAVSDPGNAGTVIRTADAAGADAVVLTAGSTDPHGGKCVRATAGSLWHLPVSAGPRIEETVEALQAGGLAVLATTGAGEHDLEDLQDSGALAGPTAWLLGTEAAGLSEAALARADLTVRIPLRGRAESLNLATAAAVCLYASARAHR; via the coding sequence CTCGGCCCGTGCGGCCGAGCGCCGGTTCGTCGTGGAGGGCCCACAGGCCGTACGCGAAGCGCTCCCGTCGCTGCTCGAGTTCTACGCCGACCCGGACGGCGCGGCCCGGCACCAGGACCTGTTGGCGGCCGCGCCCTGTCCGGTCACCCCCGTCAGCGCGAAGGTGCTGGCCGCCATGGCGGAGACCATGACGCCCCAGGGCGTACTCGGCGTCGCCCCGCTGCTCGACGTCCCGCTGGACATGGCCCTTGCGGGCTCGCCTCGGCTGGTCGCCGTCCTCGAAGCCGTATCCGACCCGGGCAACGCCGGAACGGTCATCCGTACGGCCGACGCCGCCGGCGCGGACGCCGTCGTCCTGACCGCCGGCTCGACCGACCCGCACGGCGGCAAGTGCGTGCGCGCCACCGCCGGCAGCCTGTGGCACCTCCCGGTCTCCGCCGGCCCCCGGATCGAGGAGACGGTCGAGGCCCTGCAGGCCGGCGGGCTGGCGGTGCTCGCCACGACCGGTGCCGGCGAGCACGATCTGGAGGACCTGCAGGACAGCGGCGCGCTGGCCGGCCCGACCGCGTGGTTGCTCGGCACCGAGGCGGCCGGGCTGTCGGAGGCGGCGCTCGCCCGGGCGGACCTGACCGTCCGCATCCCGCTGCGCGGCCGCGCGGAGTCGCTGAACCTCGCCACGGCCGCGGCGGTGTGCCTCTACGCCTCGGCGCGGGCGCATCGCTGA
- the rplT gene encoding 50S ribosomal protein L20, which produces MARVKRAVNAHKKRREVLEKASGYRGQRSRLYRKAKEQLLHSATYEYRDRKKRKSDFRKLWITRINAAARQNDMTYSRLMQGLKAAGVEVDRKVLADLAVHDAAAFTALVEVARAALPTDGTGGPAATKQNAA; this is translated from the coding sequence GTGGCACGCGTCAAGAGGGCGGTCAACGCCCACAAGAAGCGCCGGGAAGTCCTCGAGAAGGCCTCCGGCTACCGCGGTCAGCGCAGCCGGCTCTACCGCAAGGCCAAGGAGCAGCTGCTCCACTCGGCCACCTACGAGTACCGCGACCGCAAGAAGCGCAAGAGCGACTTCCGCAAGCTGTGGATCACCCGCATCAACGCGGCCGCGCGGCAGAACGACATGACCTACAGCCGCCTGATGCAGGGCCTCAAGGCGGCCGGCGTCGAGGTGGACCGCAAGGTCCTCGCCGACCTGGCGGTGCACGACGCCGCCGCCTTCACCGCGCTGGTCGAGGTGGCCCGCGCCGCCCTGCCCACCGACGGCACCGGCGGCCCGGCAGCCACGAAGCAGAACGCTGCCTGA
- the rpmI gene encoding 50S ribosomal protein L35 produces MPKQKTHSGAKKRFKVTGTGKILRERAGKRHLLERKSSRLTRRLTGTVEVAAPDVKKVKKLLSS; encoded by the coding sequence ATGCCCAAGCAGAAGACGCACAGCGGCGCCAAGAAGCGCTTCAAGGTGACCGGAACCGGCAAGATCCTGCGCGAGCGTGCCGGCAAGCGCCACCTGCTCGAGCGCAAGTCCAGTCGGCTGACCCGTCGCCTGACGGGCACCGTCGAGGTGGCCGCGCCCGACGTGAAGAAGGTCAAGAAGCTGCTCAGCAGCTGA